The following are encoded in a window of Calonectris borealis chromosome 17, bCalBor7.hap1.2, whole genome shotgun sequence genomic DNA:
- the TTPAL gene encoding alpha-tocopherol transfer protein-like isoform X2 — translation MSGDSDCTRTSPSAGSPSDNEFLPDRPKYVCSLSPDLITKAREELQEKPEWRLRDVQALRDMVCKDYPSLGTCLDDAFLLRFLRARKFDYDRALQLLVNYHTCRRSWPEVFNNLKPSAIKPVLESGFVTVLPRLDPEGRHVVCIRPDRWTPSNYPITENIRAIYLTLEKLIQSEETQVNGIVILADYKGVSLSKASHFGPFVAKKVIGILQDGFPIRIKAVNIINEPRIFKGIFAIIKPFLKEKIANRFFLHGCDLNSLHQNIPPVILPEEYGGTSGKLDISAWNELLLASEEDFLHDFSQLVLPCDSSPHDMLRLIQFFVPPSKTVARSTRT, via the exons ATGTCAGGAGACAGCGACTGCACCAGGACGAGTCCCTCAGCAGGGTCTCCCTCGGACAATGAGTTCTTGCCCGATCGGCCAAAGTATGTTTGCTCGCTGTCTCCTGATCTCATTACCAAAGCCCGGGAGGAGCTCCAAGAAAAACCTGAATGGAGACTCCGTGATGTGCAGGCACTCCGAGATATGGTGTGCAAAGACTATCCCTCCCTGGGGACCTGCCTGGACGATGCTTTTTTGCTAAGATTCCTTAGAGCCAGGAAGTTTGATTACGATCGAGCACTTCAGCTTCTGGTGAACTACCACACCTGTAGGAGGAGCTGGCCTGAGGTCTTCAATAACTTGAAACCATCCGCAATAAAGCCTGTCCTagagtctggttttgtcactGTGCTGCCTCGTCTGGACCCAGAGGGACGCCATGTCGTCTGCATCCGTCCAG ACAGATGGACACCCAGTAATTATCCGATTACTGAGAACATTCGTGCCATATACTTAACGTTAGAAAAACTCATTCAGTCCGAAGAGACCCAGGTGAATGGAATTGTAATCCTGGCAGACTACAAAGGAGTCAGCTTATCTAAGGCGTCTCATTTTGGTCCTTTTGTAGCCAAAAAAGTGATTGGAATTCTTCAG GATGGATTTCCCATTCGAATAAAAGCTGTTAACATAATAAATGAGCCTCGTATATTCAAAGGCATTTTTGCAATCATCAagccttttctgaaggaaaagataGCAAACCGG ttttttcTTCATGGCTGTGATCTGAATTCCCTTCATCAAAACATTCCTCCAGTGATCCTTCCTGAAGAGTATGGTGGTACTTCAGGGAAGCTGGACATCTCCGCGTGGAATGAGCTACTGCTAGCCTCTGAAGAGGACTTCCTGCACGATTTCTCACAGCTGGTTCTCCCATGTGACAGCTCTCCCCATGACATGCTA AGATTAATTCAGTTCTTTGTGCCACCTAGCAAGACAGTAGCACGCAGCACCAGGACTTAG
- the TTPAL gene encoding alpha-tocopherol transfer protein-like isoform X3 — protein MSGDSDCTRTSPSAGSPSDNEFLPDRPKYVCSLSPDLITKAREELQEKPEWRLRDVQALRDMVCKDYPSLGTCLDDAFLLRFLRARKFDYDRALQLLVNYHTCRRSWPEVFNNLKPSAIKPVLESGFVTVLPRLDPEGRHVVCIRPDRWTPSNYPITENIRAIYLTLEKLIQSEETQVNGIVILADYKGVSLSKASHFGPFVAKKVIGILQDGFPIRIKAVNIINEPRIFKGIFAIIKPFLKEKIANRFFLHGCDLNSLHQNIPPVILPEEYGGTSGKLDISAWNELLLASEEDFLHDFSQLVLPCDSSPHDMLH, from the exons ATGTCAGGAGACAGCGACTGCACCAGGACGAGTCCCTCAGCAGGGTCTCCCTCGGACAATGAGTTCTTGCCCGATCGGCCAAAGTATGTTTGCTCGCTGTCTCCTGATCTCATTACCAAAGCCCGGGAGGAGCTCCAAGAAAAACCTGAATGGAGACTCCGTGATGTGCAGGCACTCCGAGATATGGTGTGCAAAGACTATCCCTCCCTGGGGACCTGCCTGGACGATGCTTTTTTGCTAAGATTCCTTAGAGCCAGGAAGTTTGATTACGATCGAGCACTTCAGCTTCTGGTGAACTACCACACCTGTAGGAGGAGCTGGCCTGAGGTCTTCAATAACTTGAAACCATCCGCAATAAAGCCTGTCCTagagtctggttttgtcactGTGCTGCCTCGTCTGGACCCAGAGGGACGCCATGTCGTCTGCATCCGTCCAG ACAGATGGACACCCAGTAATTATCCGATTACTGAGAACATTCGTGCCATATACTTAACGTTAGAAAAACTCATTCAGTCCGAAGAGACCCAGGTGAATGGAATTGTAATCCTGGCAGACTACAAAGGAGTCAGCTTATCTAAGGCGTCTCATTTTGGTCCTTTTGTAGCCAAAAAAGTGATTGGAATTCTTCAG GATGGATTTCCCATTCGAATAAAAGCTGTTAACATAATAAATGAGCCTCGTATATTCAAAGGCATTTTTGCAATCATCAagccttttctgaaggaaaagataGCAAACCGG ttttttcTTCATGGCTGTGATCTGAATTCCCTTCATCAAAACATTCCTCCAGTGATCCTTCCTGAAGAGTATGGTGGTACTTCAGGGAAGCTGGACATCTCCGCGTGGAATGAGCTACTGCTAGCCTCTGAAGAGGACTTCCTGCACGATTTCTCACAGCTGGTTCTCCCATGTGACAGCTCTCCCCATGACATGCTA cactAA
- the TTPAL gene encoding alpha-tocopherol transfer protein-like isoform X1 produces the protein MSGDSDCTRTSPSAGSPSDNEFLPDRPKYVCSLSPDLITKAREELQEKPEWRLRDVQALRDMVCKDYPSLGTCLDDAFLLRFLRARKFDYDRALQLLVNYHTCRRSWPEVFNNLKPSAIKPVLESGFVTVLPRLDPEGRHVVCIRPDRWTPSNYPITENIRAIYLTLEKLIQSEETQVNGIVILADYKGVSLSKASHFGPFVAKKVIGILQDGFPIRIKAVNIINEPRIFKGIFAIIKPFLKEKIANRFFLHGCDLNSLHQNIPPVILPEEYGGTSGKLDISAWNELLLASEEDFLHDFSQLVLPCDSSPHDMLVSGDADEKQCDDSLRGMKPQLYYCY, from the exons ATGTCAGGAGACAGCGACTGCACCAGGACGAGTCCCTCAGCAGGGTCTCCCTCGGACAATGAGTTCTTGCCCGATCGGCCAAAGTATGTTTGCTCGCTGTCTCCTGATCTCATTACCAAAGCCCGGGAGGAGCTCCAAGAAAAACCTGAATGGAGACTCCGTGATGTGCAGGCACTCCGAGATATGGTGTGCAAAGACTATCCCTCCCTGGGGACCTGCCTGGACGATGCTTTTTTGCTAAGATTCCTTAGAGCCAGGAAGTTTGATTACGATCGAGCACTTCAGCTTCTGGTGAACTACCACACCTGTAGGAGGAGCTGGCCTGAGGTCTTCAATAACTTGAAACCATCCGCAATAAAGCCTGTCCTagagtctggttttgtcactGTGCTGCCTCGTCTGGACCCAGAGGGACGCCATGTCGTCTGCATCCGTCCAG ACAGATGGACACCCAGTAATTATCCGATTACTGAGAACATTCGTGCCATATACTTAACGTTAGAAAAACTCATTCAGTCCGAAGAGACCCAGGTGAATGGAATTGTAATCCTGGCAGACTACAAAGGAGTCAGCTTATCTAAGGCGTCTCATTTTGGTCCTTTTGTAGCCAAAAAAGTGATTGGAATTCTTCAG GATGGATTTCCCATTCGAATAAAAGCTGTTAACATAATAAATGAGCCTCGTATATTCAAAGGCATTTTTGCAATCATCAagccttttctgaaggaaaagataGCAAACCGG ttttttcTTCATGGCTGTGATCTGAATTCCCTTCATCAAAACATTCCTCCAGTGATCCTTCCTGAAGAGTATGGTGGTACTTCAGGGAAGCTGGACATCTCCGCGTGGAATGAGCTACTGCTAGCCTCTGAAGAGGACTTCCTGCACGATTTCTCACAGCTGGTTCTCCCATGTGACAGCTCTCCCCATGACATGCTAGTGAGTGGGGATGCTGATGAAAAGCAATGTGATGATTCTCTGCGAGGCATGAAACCTCAGCTCTATTACTGTTACTAA
- the SERINC3 gene encoding serine incorporator 3 has product MGAVLGVCSLASWIPCLCSGASCLLCRCCPNSKNSTVTRLIYAFLLLLSTVLACIMLAPGMEEQLKKIPGFCDEGLHTRIPHMDGFVSCDVFVGYRAVYRISFAMAVFFFLLSLLMIEVKTSNDPRASVHNGFWFFKIAAIVAIMVGAFYIPEGPFTRAWFAIGIFGAFCFILIQLVLLVDFAHSWNESWVERMEEGNSKCWYAALLSCTSLFYALSLVFVVLFCVFYTKPDDCTENKFFISINTLLCIAVSIVSILPKVQEHQPRSGLLQSSVITLYTMYLTWSAMSNEPERNCNPSLLNIITQIATPTVVPANTTVVPATPAPPKSLQWWDAQSVVGLIIFVLCLLYSSIRSSSNSQVNKLTLSGSDSAILEEAVGTGSGAAEEGEVRRVMDNEKDGVQYSYTFFHFMLFLASLYIMMTLTNWYSPDADFKTMTSKWPAVWVKITSSWVCLLLYLWTIVAPLVLTNRDFS; this is encoded by the exons ATGGGGGCGGTGCTGGGGGTCTGCTCGCTGGCCAGCTGG ATTCCCTGTCTGTGCAGCGGTGCCTCGTGTTTACTCTGCCGATGTTGTCCCAACAGCAAGAATTCAACAGTGACGCGTCTTATCtatgccttcctcctcctcctcagtacTGTTCTTGCCTGCATTATGCTGGCACCAGGGATGGAAGAGCAGCTGAAAAAG ATACCTGGATTTTGTGATGAGGGGCTTCATACTCGGATACCGCATATGGATGGCTTTGTCAGCTGCGATGTGTTTGTTGGATACAGAGCTGTCTATCGAATCAGCTTTGCCATGGCAgtgttcttctttctcctctctctgctcaTGATAGAAGTGAAAACAAGTAATGATCCAAGAGCCTCGGTACACAATGG GTTCTGGTTCTTCAAAATAGCTGCCATTGTGGCTATCATGGTTGGAGCATTTTACATTCCTGAAGGGCCTTTCACAAGAG CTTGGTTTGCTATTGGTATTTTTGGAGCCTTCTGCTTCATTCTTATCCAGTTGGTGCTTCTTGTGGACTTTGCTCACTCCTGGAATGAGAGCTGGGTTGAGAGAATGGAGGAGGGAAATTCTAAATGTTGGTATGCAG ctctgctgtcctGTACAAGCTTGTTCTACGCCTTGTCGCTggtttttgttgtgcttttctgtgttttctacaCAAAGCCTGATGACTGCACTGAGAACAAGTTCTTCATAAGCATTAATACGCTCCTGTGCATTGCTGTCTCCATTGTTTCTATCCTTCCAAAAGTTCAg GAACATCAGCCTCGCTCTGGCCTCCTCCAGTCCTCTGTTATCACGCTCTACACCATGTATCTCACTTGGTCAGCCATGTCCAATGAGCCTG AACGAAACTGTAACCCAAGTTTGCTGAACATCATTACCCAGATAGCTACACCCACAGTTGTTCCAGCGAATACCACTGTCGTACCTGCTACTCCAGCTCCGCCCAAGTCCCTACAGTGGTGGGATGCCCAGAGTGTTGTTGGATTGATTATCTTTGTCCTTTGCCTCTTGTATTCCAG CATTCGTTCTTCAAGTAACAGCCAGGTGAACAAGCTGACGCTATCTGGGAGTGACAGTGCCATtctggaggaggctgtgggaacaggcagtggggctgcagaggagggagAAGTGCGCCGCGTCATGGATAATGAGAAGGATGGCGTTCAGTACAGCTACACCTTCTTTCATTTTATGCTCTTCCTTGCCTCTCTTTACATCATGATGACACTCACAAACTGGTACAG ccctgatgcagattttaaaacaatgacAAGTAAGTGGCCAGCCGTGTGGGTGAAGATAACGTCCAGCTGGGTTTGTCTCCTTCTCTATCTTTGGACCATAGTGGCTCCTCTTGTCCTTACTAATAGGGACTTCAGTTAA